A genomic segment from Rhodospirillum centenum SW encodes:
- a CDS encoding HAD-IB family hydrolase → MSQRSIAIFDFDGTLVQGDSLLPFLEFLVGRTRARLALLHAVRTAVTRFAAEPHRRGDVRTAVKAGLLQRTVAGVPAARLDEAAERLAGWVRWHPPMLEALKAHAGKGHRVVVATGALTAYMPRLLRGLPVDDLLATGLETLDGVLTGGMDRHGNCVREEKARRVTAYMAAHGPFAESWGYGNRPSDLPFLALMRHPTVVKTVKRGGQPAVEAAASG, encoded by the coding sequence ATGAGCCAGCGCTCCATCGCCATCTTCGACTTCGACGGCACCCTGGTCCAGGGGGACAGTCTGCTGCCCTTCCTGGAATTCCTGGTCGGCCGCACCCGGGCGCGGCTGGCGCTGCTGCATGCCGTGCGGACGGCCGTCACCCGCTTCGCCGCCGAACCGCACCGGCGCGGCGACGTGCGCACCGCCGTGAAGGCGGGGCTGCTGCAACGCACCGTCGCCGGCGTCCCGGCCGCCCGGCTGGACGAGGCGGCGGAGCGGCTGGCCGGCTGGGTGCGCTGGCACCCGCCCATGCTGGAGGCGCTGAAGGCCCATGCCGGCAAGGGTCACCGCGTGGTGGTGGCGACCGGGGCGCTGACCGCCTACATGCCCCGGCTGCTGCGCGGCCTGCCGGTGGACGACCTGCTGGCGACGGGGCTGGAGACGCTGGACGGGGTGCTGACCGGCGGCATGGACAGGCACGGCAACTGCGTGCGCGAGGAGAAGGCCCGCCGTGTCACCGCCTACATGGCGGCCCACGGCCCCTTCGCGGAGAGCTGGGGCTACGGCAACAGGCCGTCCGACCTGCCCTTCCTGGCGCTGATGCGCCACCCGACGGTGGTGAAGACGGTGAAGCGCGGCGGCCAGCCGGCGGTGGAGGCCGCCGCCAGCGGCTGA
- a CDS encoding SAM hydrolase/SAM-dependent halogenase family protein, whose protein sequence is MILLFTDFGIAGPYVGQMHAVLRAAAPGRPVVDLMHDAPAFEPLRAGHLLAALVESTAAALAGAGAVPADPPVHLAVVDPGVGTERRPVVLRTPAGWFVGPDNGLFAPLLHRAGGAQAEGVRAWSIDWRPASLSASFHGRDLFAPVAARLARGEPPPGTPLSPAALVGAGAPGDLAEVIWLDAYGNAWTGLRAGALPDGAVLEAGGRRLRRAHTFGEVPAGEAFWYANSSGLVEIAVNCGNAAALLGLDPGSPVRVADGGPPGRT, encoded by the coding sequence ATGATCCTGCTCTTCACCGATTTCGGAATCGCCGGCCCCTATGTCGGGCAGATGCACGCCGTGCTGCGGGCCGCCGCTCCCGGCCGGCCGGTGGTGGACCTGATGCACGACGCCCCCGCCTTCGAGCCGTTGCGGGCCGGGCACCTGCTGGCCGCCCTGGTGGAAAGCACGGCCGCGGCGCTGGCCGGGGCCGGGGCCGTTCCGGCGGACCCGCCCGTGCATCTGGCCGTCGTCGATCCCGGCGTCGGCACGGAGCGCCGGCCGGTCGTGCTGCGGACGCCGGCCGGCTGGTTCGTCGGCCCCGACAACGGCCTGTTCGCACCCCTGCTGCACCGGGCCGGGGGAGCGCAGGCGGAGGGCGTGCGGGCCTGGAGCATCGACTGGCGGCCGGCGTCCCTGTCCGCCAGCTTCCACGGCCGCGACCTGTTCGCCCCCGTGGCGGCCCGGCTGGCCCGGGGCGAGCCGCCACCGGGCACGCCCCTGTCGCCCGCCGCCCTGGTGGGAGCCGGGGCGCCGGGGGACCTGGCGGAGGTGATCTGGCTGGATGCCTACGGCAACGCCTGGACCGGGCTGCGCGCCGGCGCCCTGCCGGACGGCGCCGTGCTGGAGGCGGGCGGGCGGCGGCTGCGCCGGGCGCACACCTTCGGAGAGGTGCCGGCGGGAGAGGCGTTCTGGTACGCCAACTCCTCCGGTCTCGTGGAGATCGCGGTCAACTGCGGCAACGCCGCCGCCCTGCTGGGCCTCGACCCCGGCAGTCCGGTCCGGGTCGCGGACGGCGGCCCGCCCGGCAGGACATAA
- a CDS encoding metal ABC transporter solute-binding protein, Zn/Mn family encodes MAGRKLVATTAQVGDLLRAVVGEAGADNGATVESLLGEGIDPHTYKLTRSDTVRLLAADAIFYNGLLLEGKMADALQRLAADGRPVTAVGDALPRERLLQPAGFEGSFDPHIWMDVSLWRAALAVVRDRLSQLYPQDTARFHDNAAAFDAVLDRLDGYARTVLGSVPAPQRVLVTAHDAFSYLGRAYGVEVVGIQGISTESEAGLRRIEELVALLADRKVPAVFVETSVSERNVRALVDGAAARGHTVAIGGSLYSDAMGAPGSYEGTYVGMIDHNVTTIARALGGEAPAGGFQGRLPGRA; translated from the coding sequence GTGGCGGGCCGGAAGCTGGTCGCCACCACGGCCCAGGTCGGGGACCTGCTGCGCGCCGTCGTGGGTGAGGCCGGCGCCGACAACGGCGCGACCGTGGAGTCCCTGCTGGGGGAGGGCATCGACCCCCATACCTACAAGCTGACCCGCAGCGACACCGTCCGCCTGCTGGCGGCCGACGCCATCTTCTACAACGGCCTGCTGCTGGAAGGAAAAATGGCGGACGCGCTGCAGCGTCTGGCCGCCGACGGCAGGCCCGTGACCGCCGTGGGCGACGCGCTGCCGCGGGAGCGGCTGCTGCAGCCGGCGGGGTTCGAAGGCAGCTTCGACCCGCACATCTGGATGGATGTAAGCCTCTGGCGCGCGGCGCTGGCGGTGGTGCGCGACCGGCTGTCGCAGCTCTATCCGCAGGACACCGCGCGCTTCCACGACAATGCCGCCGCCTTCGACGCCGTGCTCGACCGGCTGGACGGCTATGCCCGCACCGTGCTGGGCAGCGTGCCGGCGCCGCAGCGGGTGCTGGTCACGGCGCACGACGCCTTCTCCTACCTGGGCCGCGCCTACGGTGTGGAGGTCGTGGGCATCCAGGGCATCAGCACGGAGTCCGAGGCCGGGCTGCGCCGGATCGAGGAGCTGGTGGCCCTCTTGGCGGACCGGAAGGTCCCGGCCGTCTTCGTGGAGACCAGCGTGTCGGAGCGCAACGTGCGCGCCCTGGTGGACGGGGCGGCGGCGCGCGGCCACACGGTCGCCATCGGCGGCAGCCTCTATTCCGACGCCATGGGCGCTCCCGGCAGCTACGAGGGGACCTATGTCGGCATGATCGACCACAACGTCACCACCATCGCCCGCGCCCTGGGCGGAGAGGCGCCCGCGGGCGGCTTCCAGGGCCGGCTGCCCGGCCGGGCGTGA
- a CDS encoding metal ABC transporter ATP-binding protein, producing MLQRIGAHDVVPPRESGVAPLAVRGLTVAYHDRPVLRDVNWTAPSAGLIAICGPNGAGKSTFIKACLGLVPPLSGTVEIFGRSLARQRRLVGYVPQRESVDWDFPVSALDVVAMGRYAMIGWGRRVSKEHKEAARAALERVGMGAFADRQIGQLSGGQQQRVFLARALAQEAHLYFMDEPLAGVDAATEQAVLEVMRELDRQGRTVLCVHHDLQTVAQVFDHVLLLNTRVVAEGSTRTTLTEANLRATYGQRLLDPLVM from the coding sequence ATGCTGCAACGGATCGGTGCGCACGACGTCGTTCCCCCGCGGGAGTCGGGCGTCGCCCCGCTGGCGGTGAGGGGGCTGACGGTCGCCTATCACGACCGGCCGGTGCTGCGCGATGTCAACTGGACCGCCCCGTCCGCCGGCCTGATCGCCATCTGCGGTCCGAACGGGGCGGGCAAGAGCACCTTCATCAAGGCCTGCCTGGGGCTGGTGCCGCCGCTCTCCGGCACGGTCGAGATCTTCGGCCGGTCGCTGGCGCGGCAGCGCCGGCTGGTCGGCTACGTGCCGCAGCGGGAGAGCGTGGACTGGGACTTCCCCGTCTCCGCGCTCGATGTCGTGGCGATGGGCCGCTACGCCATGATCGGCTGGGGCCGGCGGGTGTCGAAGGAGCACAAGGAGGCGGCCCGCGCCGCGCTGGAGCGGGTCGGCATGGGCGCCTTCGCCGACCGCCAGATCGGCCAGCTTTCCGGCGGCCAGCAGCAGCGCGTGTTCCTGGCCCGCGCGCTGGCGCAGGAGGCGCATCTCTATTTCATGGACGAGCCCCTGGCCGGGGTGGACGCGGCCACGGAGCAGGCCGTGCTGGAGGTGATGCGCGAGCTGGACCGGCAGGGCCGCACCGTGCTCTGCGTCCACCACGACCTGCAGACCGTGGCGCAGGTGTTCGACCATGTGCTGCTGCTGAACACCCGCGTGGTGGCGGAGGGCAGCACCCGCACCACCCTGACGGAGGCGAACCTGCGCGCGACCTACGGCCAGCGCCTGCTGGACCCGCTGGTGATGTGA
- a CDS encoding metal ABC transporter permease — MDTVLSPVGPGWNTAVVLAGATALGAAAGTVGSFLLLRRRSLVSDALAHATLPGLALAFLIGALAGVEGRSLPLLLLGATVSGGLGVLAVQAVTRFTRLPEDAAIGAVLSVFFGIGVVLLSVVQALPTGGAAGLKTFIFGQTAAMSAREAAALGLLALLAAGLVALFFKELRLVAFDEGFARVQGWPVDRIDLLLLGLVTLVTVVGLQTVGLILIVALLITPAVAARFWTDDLTTMTVTAGVLGALSGGIGAWLSSAYADLPAGAVIVLVATALFVLSFLFAPARGLLARGLRRRLLRRREGLG, encoded by the coding sequence ATGGACACCGTCCTCTCCCCGGTGGGACCGGGCTGGAACACCGCCGTCGTGCTGGCGGGGGCCACGGCGCTGGGGGCTGCGGCCGGCACGGTCGGCAGCTTCCTGCTGCTGCGGCGGCGCTCGCTGGTCAGCGACGCCCTGGCCCACGCCACCCTGCCGGGGCTGGCGCTGGCCTTCCTGATCGGCGCCCTGGCGGGGGTGGAGGGGCGGTCGCTGCCCCTGCTGCTGCTGGGCGCCACGGTCAGCGGCGGGCTGGGCGTGCTGGCGGTGCAGGCGGTGACGCGCTTCACCCGGCTGCCGGAGGACGCCGCCATCGGGGCGGTGCTGTCCGTCTTCTTCGGCATCGGGGTGGTGCTGCTGTCGGTGGTGCAGGCGCTGCCGACGGGCGGCGCGGCGGGGCTGAAGACCTTCATCTTCGGCCAGACCGCCGCCATGAGCGCGCGCGAGGCGGCCGCCCTGGGCCTGCTGGCGCTGCTGGCGGCGGGGCTGGTGGCGCTGTTCTTCAAGGAACTGCGGCTGGTCGCCTTCGACGAGGGCTTCGCCCGCGTGCAGGGCTGGCCGGTGGACCGCATCGACCTGCTGCTGCTGGGGCTGGTGACGCTGGTGACGGTGGTGGGGTTGCAGACGGTGGGGCTGATCCTGATCGTGGCCCTGCTGATCACCCCGGCCGTGGCCGCCCGCTTCTGGACCGACGATCTGACGACCATGACGGTGACCGCGGGCGTGCTGGGGGCGCTGTCGGGCGGGATCGGCGCCTGGCTGTCCAGCGCCTATGCCGACCTGCCCGCAGGCGCCGTCATCGTGCTGGTGGCGACGGCGCTGTTCGTGCTGAGCTTCCTGTTCGCCCCGGCGCGCGGCCTGCTGGCGCGGGGCCTGCGCCGCCGCCTGCTGCGCCGGCGGGAGGGCCTGGGATGA
- a CDS encoding metal ABC transporter permease yields MTPFLTIDLPAMLAATLACLSCALVGNFLVLRRQSLLGDAISHAVLPGIVVGFLVAGTRETFPMMTGALAAAVVAGVLIELVRRLGRVEAGAAMGVVFTGLFALGVVLIEQAAAHSVDLDADCVLYGQLEDVIWLAPTGWASLLDPLVWAALPREVVQLAIVFLLLGGIVLVFFKELTLASFDPGLADTLGLPSALVQHGIVAMTAVAAIAAFEAVGSILVIAMLICPAATARLLTDRLPVQIGLSLLIGAAAGAGGYVLGAFGPLWLGFQASVNAAGMIATLAGLFLTLAILVAPRYGALTRAGRRRAAAARSAGAEA; encoded by the coding sequence ATGACCCCGTTCCTGACCATCGACCTGCCGGCCATGCTGGCGGCCACCCTGGCCTGCCTGTCCTGCGCCCTGGTGGGCAACTTTCTGGTGCTGCGGCGGCAGAGCCTGCTGGGCGACGCCATCAGCCACGCCGTGCTGCCCGGCATCGTCGTGGGATTCCTGGTGGCCGGCACGCGCGAGACCTTCCCCATGATGACCGGCGCCCTGGCGGCGGCCGTGGTGGCGGGGGTGCTGATCGAACTGGTGCGCCGGCTGGGCCGGGTCGAGGCCGGGGCGGCCATGGGCGTGGTCTTCACCGGGCTGTTCGCGCTGGGCGTCGTGCTGATCGAGCAGGCGGCGGCGCACAGCGTGGACCTGGACGCTGACTGCGTGCTCTACGGCCAGCTTGAGGACGTGATCTGGCTCGCCCCCACGGGCTGGGCCTCGCTGCTGGACCCCCTGGTGTGGGCAGCACTGCCGCGGGAGGTGGTGCAGCTCGCCATCGTCTTCCTGCTGCTGGGCGGCATCGTGCTTGTGTTCTTCAAGGAGCTGACGCTGGCCAGCTTCGACCCCGGACTGGCCGACACGCTGGGCCTGCCGTCGGCCCTGGTGCAGCACGGCATCGTGGCGATGACGGCCGTCGCCGCCATCGCCGCCTTCGAGGCGGTGGGTTCGATCCTGGTCATCGCCATGCTGATCTGCCCGGCGGCGACGGCGCGGCTGCTGACCGACCGGCTGCCGGTCCAGATCGGCCTGTCGCTGCTGATCGGGGCGGCGGCCGGGGCGGGCGGCTATGTGCTGGGCGCCTTCGGGCCGCTCTGGCTGGGGTTCCAGGCCAGCGTGAACGCCGCGGGCATGATCGCCACCCTGGCCGGGCTTTTTCTGACTCTTGCCATCCTGGTCGCCCCGCGGTACGGGGCGCTCACCCGGGCCGGGCGCCGCCGTGCGGCCGCCGCCCGGAGCGCCGGGGCGGAAGCGTGA
- a CDS encoding SDR family NAD(P)-dependent oxidoreductase, which translates to MKGKVVVVAGTATVAAAEAARLMAAAGANLVLMDRDLRAGHRLTLELNAGNRGIAVFLPGDPADAGDLAEAVAEARQSWGGCDLVLSPLMPEPDGTRP; encoded by the coding sequence GTGAAGGGGAAGGTTGTCGTCGTGGCCGGCACCGCGACCGTGGCGGCGGCCGAGGCGGCGCGCCTGATGGCGGCCGCGGGGGCCAATCTGGTGCTGATGGACCGCGACCTGCGGGCCGGGCACCGTCTGACGCTGGAACTGAACGCGGGCAACCGCGGCATCGCCGTGTTCCTGCCGGGCGATCCGGCGGACGCGGGCGATCTGGCCGAGGCGGTGGCGGAGGCGCGCCAGTCCTGGGGCGGCTGCGACCTGGTGCTGTCGCCCCTGATGCCGGAACCGGACGGGACCCGGCCGTAG
- a CDS encoding GNAT family N-acetyltransferase translates to MDVTALPRRPVADCTAAEVAAALNAGFEGYLVPVRIDAPGYERRFRGEDLDPFSSYLFGPPGRPAGVMLVARRGWTARIASLGVAPDWRGRGLGRHALDLAAAEARMRGDHALLLEVFEQNTRALALYERLGFRRLRRLYGHRREPVRPEAVAGAAALRPADPLSLSRALLRAGEGADLPWMLQPETLAKAAHPFRALALAGEPEGQAPLALLRDPGTEAMLLTALFVPPDRRGLGLGRRLLAALAAAYPGRPWLIPQIVPEGPLDAFLLATGWTRQALNQFDMRLDL, encoded by the coding sequence TGCCCCGCCGCCCCGTCGCCGACTGCACCGCCGCGGAGGTCGCGGCCGCCCTGAATGCCGGGTTCGAGGGGTATCTGGTGCCCGTGCGCATCGACGCGCCGGGCTATGAGCGCCGTTTCCGCGGCGAGGATCTGGACCCGTTCTCCAGCTACCTGTTCGGCCCGCCCGGCCGGCCCGCCGGCGTGATGCTGGTCGCCCGCCGCGGCTGGACCGCCCGCATCGCGTCGCTGGGCGTGGCGCCGGACTGGCGCGGCCGCGGCCTGGGCCGGCACGCCCTGGACCTGGCGGCGGCCGAGGCCCGCATGCGTGGCGACCACGCCCTGCTGCTGGAGGTGTTCGAGCAGAACACCCGTGCGCTCGCGCTCTACGAACGGCTGGGCTTCCGCCGGCTGCGCCGGCTCTACGGCCACCGCCGCGAACCCGTCCGGCCGGAGGCGGTGGCCGGCGCCGCGGCGCTGCGCCCGGCGGACCCGCTCTCCCTGTCCCGCGCCCTGCTGCGGGCGGGGGAGGGGGCGGACCTGCCCTGGATGCTGCAACCGGAGACGCTGGCGAAGGCGGCGCATCCGTTCCGTGCCCTGGCCCTGGCCGGGGAGCCCGAGGGGCAGGCGCCGCTGGCCCTGCTGCGCGATCCGGGGACGGAGGCGATGCTGCTGACGGCGCTCTTCGTGCCGCCGGACCGGCGTGGCCTGGGACTGGGCCGGCGGCTGCTGGCCGCGCTGGCCGCGGCATATCCGGGGCGGCCCTGGCTGATCCCGCAGATCGTGCCGGAGGGGCCGCTGGACGCCTTCCTGCTGGCCACCGGCTGGACCCGGCAGGCGCTGAACCAGTTCGACATGCGCCTGGACCTGTAG